One Bombina bombina isolate aBomBom1 chromosome 5, aBomBom1.pri, whole genome shotgun sequence DNA segment encodes these proteins:
- the LOC128661539 gene encoding olfactory receptor 13C9-like yields the protein MAAFGAKSNADVGSDNVPEKNTSETVRNSTLFGEFYLKTFNLSDKEQLVVFFGILFMYLLAVFGNGIIVTLVSLVPQLHTPMYLFLCSLSVQDIIYVSAILPKRLAITITGDTSISFSGCITQIFLLIFCVDTEFFLLTSMAYDRYVAICVPLHYPLIISKKVCALFITVSWFGGFLNASAFSLMVSHLTFCNKREINSLFCDLNLLNLSCSDITFIMTLFIPVEATVLSLLPFTLIMISYICIISTILKIRSSSGRLKTFSSCSSHLTVVVLFYGTSLILNLKPKSENSQEIDKLLSLIYIGVIPMINPLVYSLRNKEVLEAIKSILKRIK from the coding sequence AAAAAAACACAAGTGAGACTGTAAGAAACAGCACATTATTTGGAGAATTCTATCTAAAGACATTTAATTTATCTGATAAAGAACAACTTGTGGTTTTCTTTGggattttgtttatgtatttactggctGTATTTGGAAATGGAATTATTGTCACACTTGTGTCCCTGGTGCCCCAGCTCCACACACCAATGTATTTATTCTTGTGCAGTCTATCAGTCCAGGACATTATATACGTATCTGCTATTTTACCAAAGCGGTTGGCTATCACTATCACAGGTGACACCAGCATTTCGTTCTCAGGCTGCATAACACAGATATTCCTGCTTATATTCTGCGTTGATACTGAATTTTTCCTGCTGACCTCCATGGCTTATGACCGCTATGTAGCCATTTGCGTCCCACTGCATTATCCTCTTATCATAAGTAAAAAGGTGTGTGCTCTGTTCATCACTGTTTCTTGGTTTGGTGGTTTTCTGAATGCATCTGCTTTCTCTTTGATGGTGTCTCATTTAACCTTCTGTAATAAACGAGAAATCAacagtttattttgtgatttaaactTGCTGAATCTCTCTTGTAGTGATATCACATTTATTATGACTTTGTTTATACCCGTGGAAGCCACAGTATTGAGTTTGTTACCATTTACCCTTATAATGATTTCATATATTTGTATCATATCTACCATCCTAAAGATCCGATCATCATCTGGAAGACTGAAGACCTTTTCCAGCTGTTCCTCCCATCTCACAGTTGTTGTGCTGTTTTACGGAACTTCTCTGATCTTGAACTTGAAACCTAAGTCAGAAAATTCCCAAGAAATAGATAAATTGCTCTCCTTGATTTACATTGGTGTAATCCCCATGATAAATCCGCTGGTTTACAGCTTGAGAAATAAAGAGGTTTTGGAGgccattaaaagtatattaaaaaggaTTAAATAA